A part of Streptomyces sp. NBC_01235 genomic DNA contains:
- a CDS encoding phage tail sheath subtilisin-like domain-containing protein: MPSYLSPGVYVEEVASGSRPIEGVGTSVAAFVGLAPTGPLNEPTLVTNWTQYVAAFGDFTDGYYLAHSVYGFFNNGGSAAYVVRVGGSPAGAAGDAKSPAAVTGSAAPAALPAGEPKQLGTFSVTALAPGNLSVEVADAEGEGPAERFKLIVKDGDKAVETFDVSAKKGNRSYVVTQVKERSKLITVAEAAPAAQLVRPENQTVALPSAPAAGTPAVPAGADEVVSVGPAQYLGDSSDRTGFGGLEAVDEVSMVAVPDLMAAYQRGAIDLEAVKAVQLGLIAHCELMGDRVAIIDPPPGLNARQIRVWRQETAGYDSKYAALYYPWIKSFDPASGQARLIPPSGHVAGVWARNDSERGVHKAPANEVVRGAVDLEIQITRGEQDLLNPIGVNCIRAFPGRGIRIWGARTLSSDPAWRYLNVRRYFNYLEESILIGTQWVVFEPNDHALWARIRRNVSAFLVNEWRAGALFGARPEEAYYVKCDEESNPPESVDLGRVVCEIGIAPVKPAEFVIFRLAQFQSGSGELEE; this comes from the coding sequence ATGCCGTCCTACCTGTCGCCCGGCGTATACGTCGAGGAGGTGGCCAGCGGCTCCCGCCCGATCGAGGGAGTGGGCACCTCGGTGGCGGCCTTCGTCGGGCTCGCCCCGACCGGCCCGCTCAACGAGCCGACCCTGGTGACCAACTGGACCCAGTACGTGGCGGCGTTCGGTGACTTCACCGACGGCTACTACCTGGCGCACTCCGTCTACGGGTTCTTCAACAACGGCGGTTCGGCCGCCTACGTCGTCCGCGTCGGCGGTTCCCCGGCGGGTGCGGCCGGAGACGCCAAGTCCCCGGCGGCCGTGACCGGTTCCGCCGCCCCGGCCGCGCTGCCCGCCGGTGAGCCCAAGCAGCTCGGCACGTTCAGCGTGACCGCCCTGGCGCCGGGCAACCTGAGCGTCGAGGTCGCGGACGCGGAGGGCGAGGGCCCCGCAGAGCGCTTCAAGCTGATCGTCAAGGACGGCGACAAGGCCGTCGAGACGTTCGACGTGTCGGCGAAGAAGGGCAACCGCTCCTACGTCGTCACGCAGGTCAAGGAGCGCTCCAAGCTCATCACGGTGGCCGAGGCCGCGCCGGCGGCGCAGCTGGTCCGCCCGGAGAACCAGACCGTCGCGCTGCCGTCCGCCCCGGCGGCCGGCACCCCGGCCGTCCCGGCGGGCGCCGACGAGGTCGTCTCCGTCGGCCCCGCGCAGTACCTGGGCGACAGCTCCGACCGCACCGGCTTCGGCGGCCTGGAGGCCGTCGACGAGGTGTCCATGGTCGCGGTGCCCGACCTGATGGCCGCCTACCAGCGCGGCGCGATCGACCTGGAGGCCGTCAAGGCCGTCCAGCTCGGCCTGATCGCGCACTGCGAGCTGATGGGCGACCGCGTGGCGATCATCGACCCGCCGCCCGGCCTGAACGCCCGTCAGATCCGGGTCTGGCGCCAGGAGACGGCCGGTTACGACTCCAAGTACGCGGCCCTGTACTACCCGTGGATCAAGTCCTTCGATCCGGCCTCCGGCCAGGCGCGGCTGATCCCGCCGAGCGGTCACGTGGCCGGCGTGTGGGCCCGCAACGACTCCGAGCGCGGCGTCCACAAGGCTCCCGCGAACGAGGTCGTGCGCGGCGCGGTGGACCTGGAGATCCAGATCACGCGCGGCGAGCAGGACCTCCTCAACCCGATCGGCGTGAACTGCATCCGGGCGTTCCCCGGCCGGGGCATCCGCATCTGGGGCGCCCGCACCCTCTCCTCCGACCCGGCGTGGCGCTACCTGAACGTCCGCCGGTACTTCAACTACCTGGAGGAGTCGATCCTGATCGGCACCCAGTGGGTGGTGTTCGAGCCGAACGACCACGCCCTGTGGGCCCGGATCCGGCGCAACGTCTCCGCGTTCCTCGTGAACGAGTGGCGTGCGGGCGCGCTGTTCGGCGCCCGTCCCGAGGAGGCGTACTACGTCAAGTGTGACGAGGAGTCCAACCCGCCGGAGTCGGTCGACCTCGGCCGGGTGGTCTGCGAGATCGGCATCGCACCGGTCAAGCCGGCCGAGTTCGTGATCTTCCGGCTGGCCCAGTTCCAGAGCGGAAGCGGGGAGTTGGAGGAGTAG
- a CDS encoding GntR family transcriptional regulator — translation MSDTEEPEAILDPMSARPLYVQLADVIAKKIASGELAPDRPIPSENHLADEYGVARLTARRAAQELRERGLIVTVRGKGSFVVEPPPSDAPEEGGQEGGPND, via the coding sequence ATGAGCGATACAGAAGAGCCGGAAGCCATCCTCGATCCGATGAGCGCGAGACCCCTCTACGTACAGTTGGCCGACGTCATCGCCAAGAAGATCGCGTCTGGGGAGCTGGCTCCAGACAGGCCCATCCCCTCGGAGAACCACCTCGCTGACGAGTACGGCGTAGCGCGACTCACGGCACGGCGGGCCGCACAGGAACTTCGCGAGCGAGGGTTGATCGTCACTGTCCGCGGCAAGGGGTCCTTCGTCGTCGAGCCGCCACCCAGCGACGCGCCCGAGGAGGGCGGACAAGAGGGCGGACCGAACGACTGA